A genomic stretch from Candidatus Methanomassiliicoccus intestinalis Issoire-Mx1 includes:
- a CDS encoding tetratricopeptide repeat protein, protein MAEEVDKLIKQANQLMEKEEFAKAMSKFDKAAKTEPSNAEAWFGKAEAAILVPKAKLEDILEAYNKAAELDPKNPVYQSSMGSFCIDAGMFDEAEAAYSKAAEIDPDNAPYYYSEYAVEMFKRAPIVLEDTMDDATEEMIMKKSLRFLLKSIGLEENDALELLQRK, encoded by the coding sequence ATGGCGGAAGAAGTTGATAAACTCATAAAGCAGGCTAATCAGCTGATGGAGAAAGAGGAGTTCGCAAAAGCTATGTCTAAATTTGACAAAGCTGCTAAAACAGAACCCTCTAATGCTGAAGCATGGTTCGGAAAAGCGGAGGCAGCCATCCTGGTCCCTAAAGCTAAGCTTGAGGACATTCTGGAAGCCTACAACAAAGCTGCAGAGCTGGATCCGAAGAATCCAGTGTACCAGAGCAGCATGGGTTCCTTCTGCATCGACGCCGGTATGTTCGATGAGGCAGAGGCAGCTTATTCCAAGGCCGCAGAGATTGATCCAGACAACGCTCCTTATTATTATTCAGAATATGCAGTCGAGATGTTCAAGAGAGCTCCGATTGTATTGGAAGACACAATGGATGACGCCACTGAGGAAATGATTATGAAAAAATCCCTCAGGTTCTTGCTTAAATCCATCGGTCTTGAAGAGAACGATGCTCTGGAACTTTTACAGAGAAAGTAA
- a CDS encoding phosphoglycolate phosphatase: MIDVDVIMALRKVQAKGIHVCIASGNVVPVAYAVSNYIGLRGPVIAENGGVVSYKKKNYQLFSSEQPKKALACLESQMSVTRLFSDQWRLSAVSLDNCMNIEKVKAALKDFDIKIEETGFAIHLLNKGQNKAVGVRKAAELLNIKMSEIAAFGDSDNDKEMLKECGYGIAVANGSDEACNSADYVCRERYGTGVIEGLSRLGLL, from the coding sequence CTGATTGATGTTGATGTCATCATGGCGCTGAGAAAAGTGCAGGCTAAGGGAATTCATGTCTGCATAGCCTCTGGAAATGTGGTCCCGGTAGCTTATGCCGTTTCAAACTACATCGGTCTCAGAGGGCCGGTAATTGCAGAAAACGGCGGAGTTGTCAGTTACAAAAAGAAGAATTATCAGCTTTTCAGTTCAGAGCAGCCGAAAAAGGCCTTGGCATGCCTGGAATCGCAGATGTCTGTGACCAGATTATTTTCAGATCAGTGGAGATTGAGCGCAGTCTCATTAGATAACTGCATGAATATTGAAAAAGTAAAGGCGGCGCTGAAAGATTTTGATATCAAAATAGAAGAAACAGGCTTTGCCATTCATCTTCTAAACAAAGGACAGAATAAAGCAGTCGGAGTAAGAAAAGCTGCTGAACTGTTAAACATAAAAATGAGCGAGATTGCAGCATTCGGCGATTCGGACAATGACAAAGAAATGCTGAAAGAATGCGGTTACGGGATAGCCGTTGCCAACGGTTCCGATGAAGCCTGCAACTCTGCAGACTATGTCTGCAGAGAAAGGTACGGGACTGGAGTTATAGAAGGTTTGAGCAGACTTGGTCTGCTGTAA
- a CDS encoding Fic family protein, translating into MPCIPPDVKDALSSKNGKLSLLSDEVIRYAQKFNEEYLHWDDIRYRDTGRIDPQLIWAAMKLSRENTVRKIDLAGLSIKYNLPERFLCELQKIDVRSSSNFAPLDLVDEKRRAVYSVSSVMEESIASSQIEGAATTTKVAKTMLLENKHPKNKSEQMILNNYNAMKFIKTQTDEPLSSELIKSIHRIITAETLENEYIGKFRNDDSIIVADALTGETFYEPVEHSRISPMIKALCKFVNEDEPFIHPIVKGIIIHFALAYIHPFQDGNGRVSRALFYWYTMKKGYRIMEYLSLSKSIKDHRGKYDRAYLLSETDGNDITYFISYNLNMLSEALETFIGYLNRKLEEQTAAVDGIAGLDLNIRQKAIVSDMMRSNELISVYSLSSRYQVSMNTARNDISKLVSLGILKKDCCDVHRVLYRYAGKDLK; encoded by the coding sequence ATGCCCTGCATTCCCCCAGATGTCAAAGACGCTCTTTCATCCAAGAACGGCAAACTTTCCCTGCTGTCTGATGAAGTCATCAGATATGCACAGAAGTTCAATGAAGAGTACCTTCACTGGGATGACATCAGATACCGGGACACGGGCAGGATAGATCCGCAATTGATCTGGGCAGCGATGAAACTGTCAAGAGAGAACACCGTCCGGAAAATTGATCTTGCAGGTTTAAGCATAAAATACAATCTTCCAGAAAGATTTCTCTGCGAGCTTCAAAAGATTGATGTCAGATCATCTTCAAATTTTGCACCGTTAGATCTGGTGGATGAAAAAAGACGTGCGGTTTATTCTGTCAGTTCAGTCATGGAAGAATCCATTGCATCCAGTCAGATTGAAGGTGCTGCTACAACAACAAAAGTCGCTAAAACGATGCTACTTGAAAACAAGCATCCGAAAAATAAGTCAGAGCAGATGATTTTGAACAACTACAATGCAATGAAATTCATCAAGACTCAGACTGACGAGCCTCTTTCATCAGAATTGATTAAGAGCATTCATAGAATCATAACTGCAGAAACCCTTGAAAATGAGTATATCGGGAAATTCAGAAACGATGACAGCATCATAGTGGCGGATGCTCTGACTGGAGAGACTTTTTACGAACCGGTCGAACACAGCAGAATATCGCCTATGATCAAAGCCCTCTGTAAATTTGTAAATGAAGACGAGCCGTTCATCCACCCAATTGTCAAAGGAATCATCATTCATTTTGCCCTTGCATACATACACCCTTTCCAAGACGGAAACGGGCGTGTTTCGCGTGCTCTATTCTATTGGTATACGATGAAAAAGGGATACAGGATTATGGAGTATCTTTCGCTGTCTAAATCAATAAAGGATCACCGCGGAAAGTACGACAGGGCATACCTGCTTTCAGAAACAGACGGCAATGACATCACATATTTCATCAGCTACAATCTGAACATGCTTAGTGAAGCGTTAGAGACGTTCATCGGCTATCTCAATAGAAAGCTGGAAGAGCAGACGGCAGCAGTTGATGGGATTGCCGGGCTGGACCTGAATATACGTCAGAAAGCGATTGTGTCGGACATGATGCGCTCCAACGAGCTGATATCAGTTTATTCGTTATCCAGCAGGTATCAGGTGTCGATGAACACTGCAAGGAACGACATCAGCAAGCTGGTGTCCCTGGGAATTCTTAAGAAAGACTGCTGTGACGTGCACCGCGTGCTGTACCGCTATGCGGGTAAAGATCTAAAATGA
- a CDS encoding cysteine hydrolase family protein, giving the protein MIDIPDKNERKLALVVVDVQKKFSVDVPFERQIENINRAARMFREADRPVIFVKYLGNSHGHPDMGPEGDEYFEGIVTDSSDITVYKRHMNSFRETELADVIKKSGCDNILIAGMITQYCVMSTYFAAFDNGLIPFLMEDAIISNDEKMNTAAEQLCKTYNFEEVKENLEKVKI; this is encoded by the coding sequence ATGATAGACATCCCTGACAAAAACGAGCGTAAGCTGGCGTTGGTAGTAGTCGATGTACAAAAAAAGTTCTCAGTCGATGTGCCGTTTGAAAGGCAGATTGAGAATATCAACAGAGCAGCAAGGATGTTTAGAGAAGCAGACAGACCTGTAATCTTTGTTAAATACCTGGGCAACAGCCACGGCCATCCAGACATGGGGCCGGAAGGAGATGAGTACTTCGAGGGAATTGTGACAGACTCTTCAGACATCACAGTTTACAAGCGGCACATGAACAGCTTCCGCGAGACTGAACTGGCAGATGTGATTAAGAAAAGCGGCTGCGATAACATATTGATTGCAGGCATGATCACACAGTACTGCGTGATGTCCACATACTTTGCAGCTTTCGACAACGGCCTGATTCCTTTCCTGATGGAAGATGCTATCATATCCAATGATGAGAAAATGAATACTGCGGCAGAACAGCTTTGTAAAACTTACAATTTTGAAGAAGTAAAAGAGAACCTGGAGAAAGTGAAGATCTGA
- the mptA gene encoding GTP cyclohydrolase MptA, producing the protein MRDVVKVVNIKSDVQNRRIDGSYLLTRVGVTNVRKPIKVSRTGKVTTLFCNIDVFVDLPPTQKGSHLSRNLEAINEVINSTLETPAQGIEVVAAEICHKLRQKHEYATYAEVNMSAEYFTERPGPSGKKTLETFKILAKSVSEGSEPLKKTIGVEVVGMTACPCAMETVRELHKGSIVFADDLPVITHNQRNVATLIVETPEECDVEADEMIDLLESSFSSSTHELLKRDDEAAVVLRAHQNPKFVEDVVRTILMKVVEKYTDLPDSVKLTVRSESEESIHKHNAFAERTATLGDLRQK; encoded by the coding sequence ATGCGAGATGTCGTAAAGGTGGTTAACATTAAAAGTGACGTTCAGAACCGCAGAATTGATGGCAGTTACCTTCTGACACGAGTGGGTGTTACCAATGTCAGAAAGCCCATTAAAGTATCCAGAACAGGAAAGGTTACAACTTTATTCTGTAATATCGATGTATTTGTAGATCTACCTCCTACTCAAAAAGGATCACATCTTTCCCGCAATCTGGAAGCCATTAACGAAGTTATCAATTCTACTCTTGAGACCCCTGCTCAAGGAATCGAAGTAGTAGCTGCTGAAATCTGTCACAAATTAAGGCAGAAACATGAGTATGCTACGTACGCTGAAGTTAACATGTCGGCGGAATACTTTACAGAACGTCCCGGACCCAGCGGAAAGAAGACGCTTGAGACTTTTAAGATACTTGCCAAGTCTGTGAGTGAGGGTTCAGAACCACTGAAGAAAACCATCGGCGTTGAAGTTGTCGGTATGACCGCCTGCCCCTGCGCCATGGAGACTGTGAGGGAGCTTCACAAAGGCTCCATCGTATTTGCTGATGATCTGCCAGTCATCACCCATAACCAGAGAAACGTTGCCACTTTGATTGTGGAGACTCCTGAAGAATGCGATGTTGAAGCTGATGAAATGATAGACCTTCTGGAGAGCTCATTCTCCTCCTCTACCCACGAGCTTCTCAAAAGAGACGATGAAGCCGCCGTAGTACTCCGAGCTCACCAGAACCCCAAGTTCGTAGAAGATGTGGTACGCACAATTCTCATGAAGGTTGTTGAAAAGTACACAGATCTTCCCGATTCTGTAAAACTGACAGTGAGAAGCGAGAGCGAAGAATCAATTCACAAACACAACGCCTTCGCCGAGCGCACTGCCACTCTCGGAGATTTAAGACAAAAATAA
- a CDS encoding InlB B-repeat-containing protein: MKTKNTLAIALALALAMILVPAASIIADDNSAGDSELYNSGVVLGVGPVDHVEWIDDAGTQTTTIRFYADGDAITVASATADPEGSVLLITFSDGTTQTLNPAEYGSQPNKFVNIFGGSKNAAVASSSVTIDSGYINAVYAGGFGESAATSADVTTTSLVMNGGYVTNAIYGGGLLYSTVGNADVTMEGGHTQFIMGGGACYISPTQSAGTADNPYPSITGKTTINMNNGTADYIMGGGQGYALINDAEINFNDGTATEVIGSGSNGTTDNSVINIKGGEVKDYVFSVNRGAVADSATINITGGTVANAYVGTSQDSYDTTGIISGSASLNITGGDVESVYLGTGINNANVNINVGDRTILAEGGSISSSDKDYTVAPGKEWNIESGKLIVPSGGSITLESSADARGVLNINDNASLILDGTLNTDALNQISGSVQVRSEGKINYDFNGTKTTFASFNDDSQIKLNGQSATMSFGPSNDFDPADPKATAVDIGLVDGSFSINADEGYTVTPDATLTVGPNATLTVPEGKTLYMYGDMTVDGTFVNNGDFQVVKSATNVPNYPGVDFGKEAGNMVVSTTGTMINRGTVEIKDGTFTNNGTVTSTTPIPGVPNVKPLVELPDGVITGDTITFNLDPSKVYDLSEIIVPDDIRNVVVNGNNATILGLRIEVPDGGANVRVECLHFENRGLLISSADVADQWTGDVTVRFNTFNNITEPVSEDMPLVAAIAIFGNTDSTICIDQNVINNVRNAVDIPAPSSNDDVLSSKFISPYIGSGIIIATNGEVTDKSLVLIYSNTISNIEGDAIFITGQFERVHINDNTITNWDSADDANGRAIEFIMAGYAADLKISYNTFNKTYVEPLNYLMGNILTVTGWDNGTPKIVFEYNKLNLENLPDNITGITDERLTDIYNTDADDNIEKYTVDFDLNGGSWSLLTTGNFVTGGAGIDQPNVSPSREGYYFAGWTLNGQAYEFGTPITSDITLVAAWVACPVPQTYTITFESNGGSAVPSQTVNYGGLVTEPSNPVKDGFVFGGWYCDAAFTSPYNFCNPVYSSFTLYAKWVAAGETCTVTFDVGGNTSQVTVVKGTPVAKPADPVKDGYTFTCWTLNGLPYNFNAPVMSDITLCANFVIGSYEQNGGETVVNVDNSEIIQAVQDADKSGANSFVLIDASGLTGTEIVSISTSALQTALDEMSSTGISKVNILLPQGTFTLDSAAISSILNDLGESVSFVIEKVDASKLSSAQSKAVGDRPIYEISIRNGDESITSFGGNKIKVALAYDLKEGEDASKICVWYVNDAGEIQTVDATYENGYVIFDTDHASFFAVGYDSAAGSSDDIIYYVLAAALVIILVAGIAVYMMRKKQTI, translated from the coding sequence ATGAAAACTAAGAATACATTAGCGATAGCGCTAGCTCTAGCCTTGGCGATGATTCTGGTGCCTGCGGCATCAATCATTGCTGATGACAACAGCGCCGGGGATTCTGAATTGTATAATTCAGGCGTTGTGCTTGGAGTTGGTCCGGTAGACCACGTTGAGTGGATAGACGATGCCGGAACGCAAACCACAACCATCAGATTTTATGCTGACGGAGATGCCATAACAGTTGCATCAGCAACTGCTGATCCTGAAGGTTCAGTTCTGCTGATCACATTCTCTGACGGGACAACTCAGACTTTGAACCCGGCAGAATACGGCAGTCAGCCCAATAAGTTTGTAAACATTTTCGGCGGCAGCAAGAACGCAGCAGTCGCTTCTTCCAGTGTAACAATTGACAGCGGTTACATCAACGCTGTTTATGCCGGAGGATTCGGAGAAAGTGCGGCAACTTCCGCTGACGTCACAACAACTTCGCTCGTAATGAACGGAGGATACGTTACCAACGCCATTTACGGCGGAGGTCTGCTGTATTCCACAGTAGGGAATGCAGACGTAACTATGGAAGGCGGCCACACTCAGTTTATCATGGGCGGAGGAGCCTGCTACATTTCCCCTACACAGAGTGCCGGTACAGCAGATAATCCGTACCCAAGCATTACAGGCAAAACAACAATCAACATGAATAACGGCACCGCCGATTACATAATGGGCGGAGGCCAGGGATACGCATTAATCAATGATGCGGAAATAAACTTCAATGACGGAACTGCTACAGAAGTAATCGGCAGCGGTTCCAACGGTACAACAGACAACTCCGTCATAAACATCAAGGGCGGAGAAGTAAAAGATTATGTCTTCTCAGTTAACAGAGGAGCAGTTGCAGACAGTGCAACGATAAACATCACAGGCGGAACAGTTGCAAATGCTTACGTGGGAACATCTCAGGATTCTTACGACACAACTGGTATAATATCAGGATCCGCAAGCCTCAATATCACCGGCGGCGATGTTGAGTCAGTATACTTAGGAACAGGAATAAACAATGCCAACGTAAACATCAATGTCGGCGACAGAACAATTCTTGCAGAAGGTGGATCCATATCTTCTTCTGATAAAGATTATACTGTTGCACCCGGCAAAGAGTGGAACATTGAGAGCGGCAAGTTGATAGTACCTTCTGGCGGCAGTATCACACTCGAATCTTCCGCAGATGCACGCGGCGTACTCAACATCAACGACAACGCTTCCCTCATCTTAGACGGAACTTTAAACACAGACGCTCTCAACCAGATATCTGGCAGTGTGCAGGTGAGATCAGAGGGAAAAATCAACTATGATTTCAACGGCACTAAAACAACATTCGCATCTTTCAATGATGACAGCCAGATTAAATTAAACGGTCAGTCAGCAACAATGAGCTTCGGACCAAGCAACGATTTTGATCCCGCTGATCCCAAAGCTACAGCTGTAGACATCGGATTAGTTGACGGAAGCTTTTCCATCAATGCTGACGAGGGATACACAGTCACACCTGATGCTACCTTAACTGTCGGTCCAAACGCCACTTTAACAGTTCCTGAAGGCAAAACCCTCTACATGTACGGTGATATGACCGTTGACGGCACTTTCGTCAACAATGGAGATTTCCAGGTTGTAAAGAGTGCTACCAATGTGCCTAACTACCCTGGTGTAGACTTCGGTAAAGAAGCAGGAAATATGGTAGTATCTACTACCGGAACAATGATCAACCGCGGAACCGTTGAGATCAAAGACGGAACTTTCACCAACAACGGAACCGTAACCAGCACAACTCCTATACCAGGAGTACCAAATGTAAAACCTCTCGTAGAACTGCCTGACGGGGTAATAACAGGTGACACAATCACATTTAACCTCGACCCAAGCAAAGTCTACGATCTTTCAGAGATAATCGTCCCTGACGATATCAGGAATGTTGTCGTCAACGGCAACAACGCTACAATCCTCGGTCTGAGAATAGAAGTACCAGATGGAGGAGCAAACGTAAGAGTAGAATGCTTACACTTTGAAAACAGAGGCCTTCTCATCAGTTCAGCTGATGTAGCAGACCAGTGGACAGGCGACGTCACAGTCAGGTTCAACACATTCAACAACATAACTGAGCCTGTCAGCGAAGACATGCCGCTTGTCGCTGCCATTGCCATCTTCGGCAACACGGACAGCACGATCTGCATTGATCAGAACGTAATCAACAACGTCAGAAATGCAGTAGACATTCCAGCTCCATCATCAAATGATGATGTTTTATCATCTAAATTCATCAGCCCATACATCGGATCTGGAATAATCATTGCAACAAACGGTGAAGTTACAGACAAATCACTCGTTCTGATTTACAGCAACACAATCTCCAACATTGAAGGAGATGCAATCTTCATCACCGGACAGTTCGAGCGTGTACACATAAACGACAACACGATTACCAACTGGGACAGCGCCGATGACGCAAACGGAAGAGCAATCGAATTCATCATGGCAGGCTATGCTGCAGATCTTAAAATCTCTTACAATACTTTCAACAAAACATACGTTGAACCGCTGAATTATCTGATGGGAAACATCCTGACAGTAACAGGCTGGGACAACGGAACACCTAAGATCGTTTTCGAATACAACAAGCTGAACCTAGAGAATCTGCCAGACAACATCACCGGCATAACCGATGAAAGGCTGACAGACATCTACAACACTGATGCAGATGACAACATAGAGAAATACACCGTAGATTTCGATCTTAACGGAGGTTCATGGAGCCTGCTTACCACTGGGAACTTTGTCACAGGCGGAGCCGGCATCGATCAGCCTAACGTTTCACCATCAAGAGAAGGATACTACTTTGCTGGATGGACACTCAACGGCCAGGCTTACGAGTTCGGTACACCAATAACCTCAGATATAACCTTAGTGGCAGCATGGGTAGCATGTCCAGTCCCTCAGACTTATACAATAACGTTTGAGTCTAACGGCGGATCTGCAGTTCCTTCCCAGACAGTCAACTACGGCGGCTTAGTAACTGAACCAAGCAACCCTGTTAAAGACGGTTTCGTCTTCGGCGGCTGGTACTGCGATGCAGCTTTTACATCTCCTTACAACTTCTGCAACCCTGTATACTCCAGCTTCACCCTTTACGCTAAATGGGTGGCAGCCGGAGAGACCTGTACCGTGACATTTGATGTCGGCGGTAACACTTCTCAGGTTACAGTTGTGAAAGGCACACCTGTCGCTAAACCTGCCGATCCAGTTAAAGACGGCTATACCTTCACCTGCTGGACTCTCAACGGTCTTCCATACAACTTTAACGCACCTGTTATGTCTGACATAACTCTCTGCGCTAACTTTGTCATCGGATCATACGAGCAGAACGGCGGGGAGACAGTAGTCAACGTCGACAACAGCGAAATTATACAGGCAGTTCAGGATGCTGATAAATCCGGAGCAAATTCCTTCGTTCTGATTGATGCTTCCGGCCTTACCGGTACCGAGATTGTCAGTATCAGCACATCTGCCCTGCAGACAGCTCTCGATGAGATGTCTTCAACAGGCATCAGCAAAGTGAATATTCTCTTACCACAGGGAACATTCACTCTCGATTCGGCTGCAATTTCCAGCATTCTTAATGATCTGGGAGAATCAGTATCTTTTGTCATTGAAAAGGTCGATGCTTCCAAACTCAGCAGTGCTCAGTCCAAAGCAGTCGGAGACAGACCAATCTACGAAATCAGCATAAGGAACGGAGATGAATCAATCACATCCTTCGGCGGCAACAAGATTAAAGTGGCCTTAGCCTACGACCTCAAAGAGGGCGAGGATGCCTCTAAGATCTGTGTCTGGTACGTCAATGATGCTGGAGAAATCCAGACTGTTGATGCTACCTATGAGAACGGATATGTGATCTTCGATACCGACCACGCTTCCTTCTTTGCTGTAGGTTATGATTCCGCAGCCGGCAGCAGCGATGACATAATTTATTATGTCTTGGCCGCCGCACTGGTAATCATCCTGGTAGCAGGTATTGCTGTCTACATGATGCGCAAGAAACAAACCATTTAA
- the rnhB gene encoding ribonuclease HII, translating into MICGIDEAGRGPVMGPLVIAAVAAEDDLRFRELQVKDSKQLTKKKREELLPLIKECSQTETLVISAAEIDSYRLTGSLNDLEAEAFAQLLNRLKPETAYADAADVNEERFAAVILEHVDFKVDLFARHKADMLYPVVSAASIVAKTLRDELIDTISAEFGEPIGSGYPGDEVTRNFIERWIRKNGTFPPHTRTSWKTAKDLYSQAKITKITDWID; encoded by the coding sequence GTGATCTGCGGGATCGATGAAGCAGGGCGGGGCCCGGTAATGGGACCGCTGGTAATTGCGGCTGTTGCTGCGGAAGACGATCTGCGCTTCCGTGAGCTGCAGGTAAAAGACTCTAAACAGCTTACAAAGAAGAAGCGCGAGGAGCTTTTGCCGTTAATCAAGGAATGTTCTCAGACTGAGACTTTAGTCATCTCCGCTGCAGAAATCGATTCTTATCGCCTCACAGGTTCCCTTAATGATCTGGAGGCTGAGGCCTTTGCCCAGCTGCTGAACCGGTTAAAGCCTGAGACAGCTTATGCCGATGCTGCCGATGTCAATGAAGAAAGATTTGCCGCCGTTATCCTTGAACATGTGGATTTTAAAGTAGATCTTTTTGCCAGACACAAGGCTGATATGCTCTATCCAGTTGTTTCCGCGGCTTCGATTGTTGCCAAGACTCTTCGTGATGAGCTCATCGATACAATAAGTGCTGAATTCGGTGAACCGATCGGTTCCGGTTATCCCGGCGATGAGGTTACAAGAAATTTCATCGAGCGCTGGATCAGGAAAAACGGGACTTTCCCGCCGCATACACGGACTTCTTGGAAAACAGCCAAGGACTTATATTCCCAGGCCAAGATCACGAAAATCACAGATTGGATTGATTGA
- a CDS encoding SCP2 sterol-binding domain-containing protein codes for MSVEPMIQELIDKFNTKVDSDEKLRDELKGLSKTAFIDLGDEKYNFTLKDEHIQNFSAGEIENPDVTITSDPETFMGVMEGKIKPMKAFALRKVKIKGDISDIMSLRKLF; via the coding sequence ATGTCAGTAGAACCTATGATTCAGGAATTAATCGATAAATTCAACACTAAAGTCGACAGCGATGAGAAGCTTAGAGATGAACTTAAAGGTCTGAGCAAAACCGCTTTTATCGACTTGGGCGATGAGAAATATAATTTCACCCTCAAGGATGAGCATATCCAGAATTTCTCTGCTGGAGAAATTGAAAATCCTGATGTAACTATAACCTCCGATCCTGAGACGTTTATGGGGGTCATGGAAGGCAAGATCAAACCGATGAAAGCCTTTGCCCTTCGTAAAGTGAAGATTAAAGGTGACATCAGCGACATCATGAGCTTGAGAAAGCTCTTTTAA